From one Acidobacteriota bacterium genomic stretch:
- a CDS encoding BMC domain-containing protein: protein MSLEALGMVETKGFVGAVEAADAMVKAANVQLIGKEYIGAGYVTIFVRGDVGAVKAATDAGAAAARRVGELISVHVIPRPHGEVEKCLPKGGAVGYSPDEKALKGGGRQIGSGDAGGKTGK from the coding sequence ATGAGTCTTGAAGCGCTCGGAATGGTTGAAACCAAAGGATTTGTGGGAGCCGTCGAGGCGGCCGACGCGATGGTCAAAGCGGCGAACGTGCAGCTTATCGGCAAGGAGTATATCGGCGCCGGTTATGTCACGATCTTCGTCCGCGGAGACGTCGGCGCGGTCAAGGCCGCGACCGATGCGGGCGCAGCTGCCGCGCGCCGTGTCGGAGAGCTGATCTCGGTCCACGTCATTCCGCGTCCGCACGGTGAGGTCGAGAAGTGCTTGCCGAAGGGCGGAGCCGTCGGCTATTCGCCGGACGAGAAAGCCCTCAAGGGCGGCGGACGCCAGATCGGTTCCGGCGACGCGGGCGGCAAAACGGGAAAATAA
- a CDS encoding aldehyde dehydrogenase family protein: MSEHKDLVSQQEARDAVDAAYLSFGQVAKFDQAKIDRICEAMSSVALSESARLGQMAHDETGFGKADDKREKNRFAAEDVWNHFKTLKTVGVVSDTGSIVEIASPRGVVAAIIPSTNPTSTAIFKIIISIKSRNTIVLSPHPSAARSIAETVRVMREAGVREGLPPDAIQCLTTSALEGTETLMKHKRTAVILATGGIGLVRAAYSSGKPAFGVGPGNVPVFVERSANVAKAVSDILTGTCFDNGTICASEQSVVCDAPVESEVREQFRLQGGHFLNPSDADKVAQILLTPQRTLNPKIVGRSAEFIANLAGVAIPPGTRCLIADCGGVGRDFPWSVEKLSPTLAFFVVDGIEAGANRCEEILQFGGMGHTAGMHTDSREAAVRYGAQMPASRIIINSPTTHGAIGFSTDLAPSMTLGCGSWGGNVTSDNVSPLHLMDVKRVAFETKPVSAPRPKVKQPNSANVAVDGSSKRAEIAALVDKFLSRKIAETAPETVVPEIAPEKVDGPVKTIIHELRPHQGEPATTPVAVDFVSESDVRTAVDKGRKIYITPKSIVTPAARDLGEEKDVFAVIK, translated from the coding sequence ATGTCGGAACACAAGGATCTCGTTTCACAACAGGAAGCCCGGGACGCGGTTGATGCCGCGTATCTTTCGTTTGGGCAAGTTGCGAAATTCGATCAGGCCAAGATCGACCGGATCTGTGAGGCGATGTCCTCGGTCGCGCTGTCCGAATCCGCGCGGCTCGGACAAATGGCCCACGACGAGACCGGATTTGGAAAGGCGGACGACAAACGCGAAAAGAACCGCTTTGCCGCCGAGGACGTCTGGAACCATTTCAAGACCCTCAAGACCGTCGGCGTTGTTTCCGACACCGGCAGCATCGTTGAGATCGCCAGTCCGCGGGGCGTCGTCGCGGCGATAATTCCTTCGACCAATCCGACCTCCACGGCGATCTTCAAGATCATCATCTCCATCAAATCGCGCAATACGATCGTGCTTTCTCCGCATCCGTCTGCCGCGCGCAGCATCGCCGAGACGGTTAGGGTAATGAGGGAAGCGGGTGTTCGCGAGGGCCTTCCGCCGGACGCGATCCAGTGTTTGACGACGTCGGCGCTTGAGGGGACGGAAACTTTGATGAAGCACAAGCGGACGGCCGTTATCCTTGCGACCGGCGGAATCGGACTTGTGCGCGCCGCGTATTCGTCAGGAAAGCCGGCGTTCGGCGTCGGGCCGGGCAATGTGCCCGTTTTTGTCGAACGCTCCGCGAACGTCGCGAAAGCGGTTTCGGACATTTTGACCGGGACGTGTTTCGACAACGGCACGATCTGCGCTTCCGAACAATCGGTTGTGTGCGACGCGCCGGTCGAATCCGAGGTCCGGGAGCAGTTCAGACTTCAGGGCGGGCATTTTCTGAATCCGTCGGACGCCGACAAGGTGGCGCAGATCCTGTTGACACCGCAGCGAACGCTGAATCCGAAGATCGTCGGCAGGTCGGCTGAATTCATCGCGAATCTTGCCGGAGTCGCAATACCACCGGGAACGCGCTGCCTGATCGCGGATTGCGGCGGCGTCGGACGCGATTTCCCTTGGTCGGTCGAGAAACTCTCGCCGACGCTTGCTTTTTTCGTTGTTGACGGCATCGAAGCCGGCGCCAACCGTTGCGAGGAGATCCTGCAGTTCGGCGGAATGGGACACACCGCCGGGATGCACACCGATTCGCGCGAGGCCGCCGTTCGGTACGGAGCGCAGATGCCGGCGTCGCGCATCATCATCAATTCGCCGACGACCCACGGAGCGATCGGATTTTCGACCGATCTCGCGCCCTCAATGACTCTCGGGTGCGGATCGTGGGGAGGCAACGTCACGAGCGACAATGTTTCTCCGCTGCATTTGATGGACGTCAAGCGGGTCGCTTTCGAGACCAAGCCGGTTTCCGCCCCGCGCCCGAAGGTCAAGCAACCAAACTCTGCGAACGTGGCGGTTGACGGTTCTTCGAAGCGCGCCGAAATAGCGGCATTGGTCGACAAGTTTCTTTCACGGAAGATCGCTGAAACAGCGCCGGAAACAGTTGTGCCCGAAATCGCGCCCGAGAAGGTTGACGGACCGGTTAAGACGATCATTCACGAATTGCGGCCGCATCAGGGCGAGCCGGCAACGACGCCCGTCGCCGTTGATTTCGTGAGCGAAAGCGATGTTCGGACCGCAGTAGACAAGGGCCGGAAGATCTACATCACGCCGAAATCCATCGTCACGCCGGCCGCGCGCGACCTCGGTGAAGAAAAGGATGTTTTTGCGGTGATCAAGTAA
- a CDS encoding BMC domain-containing protein, with translation MVECFGLVAMIEAADAMVKAANVTLVGYERIDAGLVTAIVRGEVGAVKAAVDAGAAAARRIGTVTAVHVIPRPHDEVADGIPVIDTGETTRKKISGSVPE, from the coding sequence ATGGTTGAGTGTTTTGGTTTGGTGGCGATGATCGAAGCGGCTGACGCGATGGTCAAGGCGGCCAACGTCACGCTTGTCGGCTATGAACGCATCGACGCGGGGCTCGTGACGGCCATCGTTCGCGGAGAGGTCGGAGCCGTAAAAGCCGCCGTCGACGCCGGCGCCGCCGCCGCGAGAAGAATCGGAACGGTGACGGCCGTCCACGTCATTCCGCGCCCGCACGACGAAGTCGCGGACGGAATCCCGGTGATCGATACCGGTGAAACGACGCGAAAAAAGATTTCCGGTTCGGTCCCGGAGTGA
- a CDS encoding IS110 family transposase, protein MSQNYLGIDVSKSKFDVVLLVGEKSVSKEFANTPKGMKLLQGWLRSLRAGEVHACLEATGSYSDGIANFLYEAGYCVSVVNPFRTHSFRDAKLLRNKTDKVDAGMIAEFCRSERPEPWKPPSPQVIHLQALSRRIDALEEMRLMETNRLDTAPKQAKTSVKRMIRVLEKEIAALRKEAEDLIDSDPDLKQQDELLRSIPGVGKKTSMMLLSEVEFDRYDSARSVAAYAGVTPAKQDSGKQIKTRLSRVGAVRIRKGMYFPAIVAMTHNPIITEFASRLSKRGKRKMQIVCAAIRKLLHIAYGVLKHRTPFTPNPAF, encoded by the coding sequence ATGTCGCAGAATTATTTAGGTATTGATGTTTCGAAGTCGAAGTTCGACGTTGTTTTGCTGGTGGGCGAGAAGAGCGTCTCAAAGGAGTTCGCAAACACTCCGAAAGGAATGAAGCTGTTGCAGGGATGGCTGCGATCGCTTCGGGCCGGAGAGGTTCACGCCTGCCTTGAGGCGACCGGCAGTTACTCGGACGGGATCGCCAATTTCCTGTACGAGGCCGGCTATTGCGTCTCGGTCGTCAACCCGTTCCGGACCCATAGCTTCAGGGATGCCAAGCTGTTGCGGAACAAGACCGACAAAGTGGACGCGGGTATGATCGCGGAGTTTTGCCGGAGCGAGAGGCCGGAGCCTTGGAAACCTCCCTCACCCCAGGTAATCCATTTGCAGGCCCTGAGCCGGCGGATAGACGCGCTCGAGGAGATGCGTCTGATGGAGACCAACCGGCTTGATACGGCGCCGAAGCAGGCGAAGACGAGCGTCAAGCGAATGATCCGCGTTCTCGAAAAGGAGATCGCCGCGCTGCGCAAGGAAGCCGAGGACCTCATCGACAGCGATCCGGACCTGAAGCAGCAGGACGAGCTTCTGCGTTCGATCCCGGGGGTTGGAAAAAAGACCTCGATGATGCTTCTCAGCGAAGTCGAGTTCGACCGCTACGACTCGGCCAGATCAGTGGCCGCCTATGCCGGAGTGACGCCGGCAAAGCAGGATTCCGGCAAGCAGATAAAGACCAGGCTCTCGAGAGTCGGCGCCGTCAGGATAAGAAAGGGCATGTACTTTCCGGCGATCGTCGCCATGACCCATAACCCGATAATCACCGAATTTGCATCCCGTCTTTCCAAACGCGGGAAGAGGAAGATGCAGATCGTGTGCGCGGCCATCAGAAAGCTGCTGCACATCGCTTACGGGGTTCTCAAACACCGAACCCCTTTTACGCCAAATCCGGCGTTTTGA
- a CDS encoding RHS repeat-associated core domain-containing protein encodes MPPLCGWSERRKSSTETTVFVYDGSGTLVAEYTALVGNDPAPAPQVSYLTQDHLGSPRVVTNQNGEVIKRTDWMAFGEEVEFNKRTTGLGYDEIPETRKGYTGYEKDDESGLDFAQARYYNPKHGRYTSVDPLTASANVRNPQTFNRYSYVLNSPYKFTDPLGLISRTTGANGGAWCSTCDSHDGP; translated from the coding sequence TTGCCGCCGCTCTGCGGCTGGTCGGAGCGGCGAAAATCATCGACCGAGACGACCGTTTTCGTCTATGATGGAAGCGGAACGCTTGTGGCGGAATACACGGCCTTGGTCGGCAACGATCCGGCCCCGGCGCCGCAGGTAAGTTATTTGACACAGGATCATCTTGGAAGCCCGCGCGTGGTGACAAACCAGAACGGCGAGGTGATCAAACGAACCGACTGGATGGCGTTCGGCGAAGAGGTCGAATTCAACAAACGGACCACGGGCCTCGGTTACGACGAGATTCCCGAGACGCGGAAAGGCTATACCGGCTATGAAAAGGACGACGAATCGGGCCTCGATTTCGCGCAGGCGAGATACTACAACCCGAAACACGGCCGCTACACCTCGGTCGACCCGCTGACCGCCTCGGCGAATGTCAGGAACCCGCAGACGTTCAACCGTTACAGTTACGTCCTCAATTCGCCGTACAAGTTCACCGATCCGCTCGGATTGATTTCACGCACGACCGGCGCAAACGGCGGAGCGTGGTGCAGCACCTGCGACTCGCACGACGGGCCCTGA
- a CDS encoding VWA domain-containing protein codes for MKRKLFLLLLPVIGLGLIPAFFNFDRISAQTTTVTPTPTPLKSPTPTPTPVEDDETIRIETELVNLSVRVIDRNNRPINNLRKEDFKVFEDNVPQEIDAFSKAEVPTNYALVIDNSGSLRMQLDKVIEASKIIVNTNKSDDETSVIRFVDSEKVEIAQEFTSSKNDLMDALDNLYIEGGQTAIIDAVYLGAQRVDEYEKSKNPNEKKRRALILVSDGEDRDSFYNEQQLFDLLRESDVQIYAIGFVNDLSKEGGFISKSPQAKAKAFMERLAKETGGKVYFPNSLTELNGIAADIASELRTQYLISYSPTNTDKDGTFRTIRVSVTDGPNKEKRIAQTRSGRKAITDGNAPTLQKKP; via the coding sequence ATGAAACGAAAACTCTTTCTGCTTTTATTGCCGGTGATCGGATTGGGTCTGATTCCGGCATTTTTCAACTTCGACCGGATTTCGGCGCAGACGACCACGGTCACGCCGACTCCAACCCCGTTGAAGAGCCCGACACCGACGCCGACGCCGGTTGAAGACGACGAGACGATCCGAATCGAAACGGAACTCGTCAATCTCAGCGTCCGCGTCATCGACCGTAACAACCGGCCGATCAACAATCTGCGAAAAGAGGATTTCAAGGTTTTCGAGGACAATGTCCCGCAAGAGATCGACGCATTTTCAAAAGCGGAGGTCCCGACGAACTACGCGCTCGTGATCGATAATTCCGGTTCGCTCAGAATGCAGCTCGACAAGGTAATCGAAGCGAGCAAGATCATCGTCAACACCAACAAATCCGACGACGAGACAAGCGTCATCCGTTTCGTCGATTCCGAGAAAGTCGAGATCGCTCAGGAATTTACATCAAGCAAGAACGATCTGATGGATGCTCTTGACAACCTCTACATCGAGGGTGGCCAAACGGCGATCATCGATGCCGTCTACCTCGGCGCGCAGCGTGTCGATGAATACGAGAAGTCGAAAAATCCGAACGAAAAGAAGAGGCGCGCGTTGATCCTCGTCAGCGACGGCGAGGACCGCGACAGTTTCTACAACGAACAGCAGTTGTTCGATCTGCTTCGCGAGTCGGATGTTCAGATATACGCGATCGGATTCGTCAACGATCTGAGCAAAGAAGGCGGCTTCATCAGCAAGAGTCCGCAAGCGAAGGCAAAGGCGTTTATGGAGCGGCTGGCCAAGGAAACCGGCGGCAAGGTCTATTTCCCGAACTCTCTGACGGAACTCAACGGCATCGCCGCCGACATTGCAAGCGAACTCCGGACGCAATATCTGATCAGCTATTCTCCGACGAACACGGATAAGGACGGAACGTTCCGGACCATCAGGGTCAGCGTCACCGACGGGCCGAACAAGGAAAAGCGTATCGCTCAAACGAGATCCGGCCGCAAAGCGATCACCGACGGCAATGCTCCGACCTTGCAGAAGAAGCCTTGA
- a CDS encoding VWA domain-containing protein, with translation MVVIESRRVSRSRIALIAFLSFFVIASCVSNFNAQTPEPTQTPQLQSVEDKGTVKVRVDLVTLTLTVTDIYGRYVSGLGKNAFSVFDNNVEQEITYFSDTDAPVSLGILFDVSDSMTGTKIGKARNALERFINTSHPNDEYFLIAFNNRAQLLLDRTRDGEAVLKKLTLVNPRNNTALYDACYLGIEKVTRGTHQKKAMLIISDGQDNSSRYNFGEVRRLMKESDVVVYAVGIMDGRDSGSSEGMMGKAFLDELTSVTGGKAFYPETDVEMDEIFERIALELRHQYSIGYTPNDFQTDGKWHKVKVKVKPPRGLPRLTVRGREGYFATPVTDFK, from the coding sequence ATGGTTGTAATTGAATCTCGACGTGTCAGCCGATCCCGAATCGCGCTCATTGCTTTTTTGAGTTTCTTTGTGATCGCGTCCTGCGTTTCGAACTTCAATGCTCAAACTCCGGAGCCAACCCAGACTCCGCAGCTCCAGAGCGTTGAAGATAAAGGCACGGTCAAGGTCCGCGTCGATCTGGTGACGCTGACGCTGACGGTCACCGACATCTATGGGCGATACGTTTCAGGTCTCGGCAAGAACGCTTTTTCCGTCTTCGACAACAACGTCGAGCAAGAGATCACCTATTTCAGCGATACCGACGCCCCTGTTTCACTCGGCATTCTGTTCGACGTTTCCGACTCGATGACGGGAACGAAGATCGGAAAGGCGCGCAACGCGCTTGAACGATTCATCAATACCAGCCATCCGAACGACGAGTATTTCTTGATCGCCTTCAACAATCGCGCTCAGCTTCTGCTCGATCGTACGCGTGACGGCGAAGCGGTATTGAAAAAATTGACACTCGTCAATCCGCGAAACAATACGGCGCTTTACGACGCTTGTTATCTCGGAATCGAGAAGGTGACCCGCGGCACACATCAGAAAAAGGCGATGCTCATCATCAGCGACGGCCAGGACAATTCTTCGCGCTACAACTTCGGCGAAGTCCGGCGGCTGATGAAGGAATCCGATGTCGTGGTCTATGCGGTCGGAATTATGGACGGGCGCGACTCGGGGAGTTCGGAGGGAATGATGGGCAAAGCGTTCCTCGACGAATTGACGAGCGTCACCGGAGGCAAAGCTTTTTATCCCGAAACGGATGTTGAGATGGACGAGATCTTCGAGCGCATCGCGCTTGAACTTCGGCACCAGTACTCGATCGGGTACACGCCGAACGATTTCCAAACCGATGGGAAATGGCATAAAGTGAAAGTTAAGGTCAAACCCCCGCGCGGTTTGCCGCGTCTAACGGTTCGCGGTCGTGAAGGCTATTTCGCAACGCCCGTCACGGATTTCAAATAG
- a CDS encoding type II secretion system F family protein, translated as MAEFICRLGTPSGEVMTRVVEAGGASEAKDQLESEGFRVFKVESAEKGLSAVFSGGRGSKNRVKQGDFLLFNQQLSALLRAGIPVLQSIGLLKRRSASSALQKILADVEEKIKSGVSLSEAFESQGVFPRIYTASLLSGEKSGALDDVLSRYVDYLKRSVGVSRKLRGALAYPAFLLTAATFMVAFLTLYIIPRMSDLFKNLNTKAGLPTVTVVVLAVSSTLATNIWWLLPLGIVIGIALYLWLRTPNGRLVLDKFLLRLPLAGNLIRQMTVAQLARSLSTLLSGGITVPDAWDIASQAVGNLELRRRSQGVLPLIREGRGFTEALTQAGWMPELALDMVGIGEGSGSLREMLDEVANFYDAEAEVRMEQLMTLLEPVILVLMAVIVIVILLAIYMPIIQTISSGPFSGRGK; from the coding sequence ATGGCTGAATTTATCTGTCGATTGGGGACGCCGTCGGGCGAGGTAATGACGCGGGTCGTCGAGGCCGGCGGCGCGTCCGAGGCCAAGGACCAGCTTGAGAGCGAAGGGTTTCGCGTGTTCAAGGTCGAAAGCGCCGAAAAAGGTCTGTCGGCCGTTTTCAGCGGCGGACGGGGTTCCAAGAACCGCGTCAAACAGGGCGATTTTTTGCTCTTCAACCAGCAACTGTCGGCGCTTCTCCGCGCCGGAATTCCCGTGCTTCAGTCGATCGGACTGCTGAAAAGGCGTTCGGCTTCGTCGGCGCTTCAGAAAATTCTCGCCGACGTCGAAGAGAAGATCAAAAGCGGCGTCTCGCTTTCCGAGGCATTTGAATCACAGGGAGTTTTTCCGAGAATCTACACCGCGTCGCTGCTTTCGGGCGAAAAGTCGGGGGCGCTCGACGATGTGCTCTCAAGGTACGTCGATTATCTGAAACGCAGCGTCGGAGTCAGCCGCAAACTGCGGGGCGCGTTGGCTTATCCCGCTTTTTTGCTGACCGCCGCGACGTTTATGGTGGCGTTCCTGACGCTCTACATCATTCCGCGGATGTCGGATCTTTTCAAGAATCTGAACACCAAGGCCGGGTTGCCGACGGTCACGGTCGTCGTTCTCGCGGTTTCTTCGACGCTCGCGACGAACATCTGGTGGCTCTTGCCGCTGGGGATCGTCATCGGAATCGCGCTTTATCTCTGGCTTCGAACGCCGAACGGAAGATTGGTTCTCGACAAGTTTTTGCTGAGGCTGCCGTTGGCCGGGAACTTGATCCGGCAAATGACCGTAGCCCAGCTCGCGCGGTCGCTTTCGACGTTGCTGTCGGGCGGAATCACGGTTCCCGACGCGTGGGACATCGCCTCGCAGGCGGTCGGCAATCTCGAACTTCGCCGCCGCAGCCAGGGCGTTCTTCCGCTCATCCGTGAGGGCCGCGGATTTACGGAAGCACTGACGCAGGCCGGCTGGATGCCGGAACTCGCGCTCGATATGGTCGGGATCGGCGAAGGCTCGGGAAGTTTGCGCGAGATGCTCGACGAGGTCGCCAACTTCTACGATGCTGAAGCCGAGGTGCGGATGGAACAGTTGATGACGCTGCTTGAACCGGTGATCCTTGTGCTGATGGCGGTGATCGTCATCGTGATCTTGCTCGCGATCTATATGCCGATCATTCAAACGATCTCTTCCGGACCGTTCAGCGGCCGTGGAAAGTAG